TGGATGCAAgttcttctaatatatatatatatacatatatacatatatacatatatatactatacatatatacatatatacatatatatactatacatatatatacatatatacatatatatatatacatatatatacatatatatacatatatatatatacatatatatacatatatatatatatatatatatatatgcatacatacatacacatatatatacatacatatatatagggTTCGCTGTACTGCAACAGACCACTCGATACAGGTGGTACATACCAATCCAATAGGGAATTGGTATGGATGGAATATACCAATATATTGGTACGCCCCGTTGTATCATGTGTCGGTATAGCTCGGTGCATACCGAGCCAACAATCAACTAGTACATCCGTATAGACCGATAAACAAACCatgtacataaatatacataaatatacatatatatatatacacacacacacacatatatatatatatatatatatatggttgtgtatgttattgttgtatatttTGAGATAGAAGTCAAAATCCATGGCacataaaaagaagcaaaaattattgAACAGGACTATTTGCAGTAAGAATATGGCTTATCTTTCTGCACAGCAATCAACTCCAACTTAAAAACTCACTTATAGTACCAAtaactttctttttgaaaaatgtaAATAAACCATACGACATTCCACAGTTGAAATTTATGAATTAACAATGAAGGCAGGAAAAACCTGCAAATTGGCATTATGATTATAATCATGGATATACTTATGAACCTTCTGGCGCCCCATATGAAATTCCAACTGAGCAAGAATTAAgacttataaaattttaaaatcttaaacATTTACATATCTTCCTTCACTTGCCCATTTTGGAGACCAGATAGTTCCACCATCTGTCATATGGATGTCTATGATAGTATGATACtactgaaatatttaacactaaataattttttctttcaactctaGCAATCCACCCTACAGAATAAAATTAGTCAGTATGGCCAAAGAATGCTTATATCTAACTAAGAAATAAAGTAACAATTCTCTGTGACCAGATCACACAATTCTCAAAAGCAGTCTCTGCCATCAATGCATTAGCAACAAGAAAGTGCCCCAAAATTGATCTCTATCAAGTTTCGCCATAAATGCTTTCTTTACTAATTTTGATAAGAAAAATAAAGGCTAATGGATATGGATATCAAAACTGAGCTGATGCATACCCTGAAAGATGGCTGGAATTCAGGTGGTGCACCGCCCTTGTCACCAGCATCACCTGGAGGACCCCCAGGACGAGGACCTCCCCTATATCCATCCCTATCCCCAAATCTCGGTCTATCTCCCTCGAATCGGGGTGGCCCCCTGCCAAAACAACACACCAAAGTGAATCCAATCTCTTCACGAGGGAAGAGCAGAAATGGAGCAACGGATCGGAGAAACTATAGCCGCACCTGGGGCGGTCACCAGGAGGGCCGGAGCCAAACGGGCGAGCCGGTGGCCTCGCGGACTTCTTCAGGGTTGCGGGGACTATCTCCGAAGGAAGGTTAAGGTAAGTTCTAAGGTACTCAATCCCATCGTTGGTCAGGTACCAGTAGTAGTGCTGCCACGCGAAGGTCTCCCTCACGTACTCCCTCGACTTGAAGCTCTGCATCAGCTTGATCACCTGCAGATTGGGCACGTCGATCTCTGGGTGCTTGGCGAGGTTGTAATCCTTCTTCGCGTAGAGCACCCCCTCTGCACCCACAAAGAAAAGCATCAACTCAAATCCAAGAGAGTAAAAGAA
The window above is part of the Musa acuminata AAA Group cultivar baxijiao chromosome BXJ1-1, Cavendish_Baxijiao_AAA, whole genome shotgun sequence genome. Proteins encoded here:
- the LOC135644973 gene encoding small ribosomal subunit protein eS10z-like; translated protein: MIIPKKNRHEICKYLFQEGVLYAKKDYNLAKHPEIDVPNLQVIKLMQSFKSREYVRETFAWQHYYWYLTNDGIEYLRTYLNLPSEIVPATLKKSARPPARPFGSGPPGDRPRGPPRFEGDRPRFGDRDGYRGGPRPGGPPGDAGDKGGAPPEFQPSFRGTGGRPGFGRGGGGYGAGPASASFQ